The proteins below come from a single Dinghuibacter silviterrae genomic window:
- a CDS encoding efflux RND transporter periplasmic adaptor subunit, with the protein MKKSWFLGTALLLMGCAQGGHEDAAVVSSIPVTTMHRDTVQPELAVLGTVAYDTRRVSTMAARVSGRIERLYVHYRYQHVHEGERIMDLYSPELETAERDLLFLLKNDPQNGVLIGAARQRLLLLGVSGEQLAEVARTGRPSATLGVYSPYTGHIHEAGNTMPDAQATAGASGMTEELPVKEGMYVEKGQTIFQVFNMDRSWAVLQVFPGDGALVRKGDRVQVVPETAPDKGFEGMVDEVLPLYGKADKTLTVRVYFDNSVRDIPIGSQVKATIWPGTVTGNWLPSSAVVSLGTDRVVFLKGDSGFRAQKVVPGITYKDQVQVLSGLGAADPVAENGQFLADSEDFIKVKK; encoded by the coding sequence ATGAAAAAGAGCTGGTTTTTGGGTACGGCCTTGTTGTTGATGGGTTGTGCCCAGGGAGGACATGAAGACGCTGCGGTGGTTTCATCGATACCGGTCACCACCATGCACCGGGACACGGTGCAGCCGGAACTGGCGGTGCTGGGCACAGTGGCGTATGATACGCGACGGGTAAGTACGATGGCCGCCCGGGTGTCGGGCCGGATCGAAAGACTGTATGTGCATTACCGTTATCAGCATGTTCATGAAGGAGAGCGGATCATGGACCTGTATAGCCCGGAGCTGGAGACGGCGGAGCGGGACCTGTTGTTCCTGTTGAAAAATGATCCGCAGAATGGGGTGCTGATCGGCGCGGCGCGGCAACGGCTGTTGTTGTTGGGGGTAAGCGGGGAGCAACTGGCGGAGGTAGCGCGGACGGGGCGGCCTTCGGCAACGCTGGGTGTTTATAGTCCGTATACGGGTCATATCCACGAGGCGGGGAACACCATGCCCGACGCTCAGGCTACTGCCGGCGCGTCCGGTATGACAGAGGAACTGCCGGTAAAGGAGGGTATGTATGTGGAGAAGGGGCAGACGATTTTCCAGGTGTTTAACATGGACCGGAGCTGGGCGGTGCTACAAGTGTTTCCGGGGGACGGAGCGCTGGTGCGGAAGGGGGACAGGGTACAGGTGGTCCCGGAAACGGCGCCGGATAAGGGTTTTGAGGGTATGGTGGATGAAGTGCTGCCGTTGTATGGAAAGGCGGACAAGACGCTGACGGTACGGGTGTATTTTGACAATAGTGTTCGGGATATTCCTATCGGGAGCCAGGTGAAGGCGACGATCTGGCCGGGTACGGTGACGGGGAACTGGCTGCCTTCGTCGGCGGTGGTGTCCCTGGGAACGGACAGGGTCGTCTTTTTGAAGGGAGACAGTGGGTTCCGGGCACAGAAAGTGGTGCCGGGGATAACCTATAAAGACCAGGTGCAGGTGCTGTCGGGTCTGGGGGCTGCGGACCCGGTGGCGGAGAATGGGCAGTTTTTGGCGGACAGCGAAGATTTCATAAAAGTTAAAAAGTAA
- a CDS encoding response regulator transcription factor, with the protein MKKVLIIEDDPQIIELLDIHLTDLSCTVTGVRDGNEGLALALKTTFDLVVLDIMLPGLNGMDICRRIRQAGNTTPILILSAKSEEFDKVLGLETGADDYLTKPFSIRELTARVKVIFRRKDDWPEEADRPGKIQMKFGKLEIDMDKRKVTLNNTRVELSPKEFELLTLMASSPGKSYSRKQLLTLIWGYDFDGYEHTVNSHINRLRGKIEADISHPQYILTTWGVGYRFNEEY; encoded by the coding sequence ATGAAGAAGGTACTCATCATCGAAGACGATCCGCAGATCATCGAATTACTTGACATTCACCTCACTGACCTGTCCTGTACCGTCACCGGTGTTCGTGACGGCAACGAAGGGTTGGCCCTCGCCCTGAAAACAACCTTCGACCTCGTCGTGCTGGACATCATGCTGCCGGGGCTAAACGGTATGGATATATGCAGACGCATCCGGCAAGCCGGTAACACCACCCCGATCCTTATTCTGTCGGCCAAATCGGAAGAATTCGACAAGGTACTGGGGCTCGAAACCGGCGCCGACGACTATTTGACAAAACCCTTCAGCATACGGGAGCTGACGGCACGGGTAAAGGTCATCTTCAGAAGAAAAGACGACTGGCCTGAAGAAGCCGACCGGCCTGGCAAGATCCAAATGAAATTCGGCAAACTGGAGATCGATATGGACAAGCGAAAAGTAACCCTCAACAACACGCGGGTAGAACTCTCCCCAAAAGAATTCGAACTCCTTACCCTGATGGCGTCATCCCCCGGCAAAAGTTATAGCCGGAAACAATTGCTGACGCTTATCTGGGGATACGACTTCGATGGATATGAACACACGGTCAACTCACACATCAACCGCTTGCGGGGCAAAATAGAGGCAGACATCTCCCATCCCCAATACATCCTCACCACCTGGGGTGTCGGTTACCGGTTTAACGAAGAATATTAA
- a CDS encoding efflux RND transporter periplasmic adaptor subunit, which produces MRYIIVLTAAALLFGACREVKKEAVVVHSDTVYTCSMHPQIMQDRPGKCPICGMELIPVKKSMDMGDGSVQLSDQQMRLGGVRLDTVGGSVIGDGMVLTGTVTVNETGSTAVSARLAGRIERLYVKTTGEAVHKGQKLYDLYSEELNNAEQEYLLALERQETLHSNVVDLKQLMEAARSKLLLWGLSEAQVAELARVRKPEPVTSFYSPSEGVVTSVEGHEGDEVAAGTVVVRLVDLSTVWVEAQVYTSQLPDIGKEAPVVVRLPEVPGREWPGRISFMNPEVDPDARINGVRIVLRNGDGVLKPGMAAEVRVTNGERHSLTLPETAVIRGATGNLVWVAAGHNLFRPVMVDTGVEEGDRVEIRSGLTAGDVVVTEGAYWVNSAYGFMHGGDAMAGMKM; this is translated from the coding sequence ATGCGGTATATTATTGTTCTGACGGCGGCCGCTTTGTTGTTTGGTGCGTGCCGGGAGGTGAAGAAAGAGGCAGTAGTCGTTCATTCGGACACGGTGTATACTTGCTCGATGCACCCACAGATCATGCAGGACCGTCCGGGGAAATGCCCCATTTGCGGAATGGAGTTGATACCGGTGAAGAAGTCGATGGACATGGGGGACGGATCGGTACAGTTGAGTGACCAGCAGATGCGGTTGGGCGGTGTCCGGCTGGATACGGTGGGGGGCTCGGTGATTGGGGACGGGATGGTGCTGACGGGAACGGTGACGGTGAACGAGACGGGAAGCACGGCGGTGAGTGCGCGGCTGGCGGGAAGGATCGAGCGGCTGTATGTCAAGACCACGGGAGAGGCGGTACACAAGGGACAGAAGTTATACGATCTGTACAGTGAGGAGCTGAACAATGCGGAGCAGGAGTACCTGCTGGCGCTGGAACGGCAGGAAACGCTGCACAGCAACGTGGTCGATTTGAAACAACTCATGGAAGCGGCCCGTAGTAAATTATTGTTGTGGGGGTTGAGTGAGGCACAGGTGGCGGAGCTCGCGCGGGTGCGGAAGCCGGAGCCGGTGACTTCTTTTTATAGTCCTTCGGAGGGCGTGGTCACGTCCGTGGAGGGGCATGAGGGAGATGAGGTGGCGGCTGGAACGGTGGTGGTCCGGCTGGTGGACTTATCGACCGTATGGGTGGAAGCGCAGGTCTATACTTCACAGTTGCCGGACATCGGCAAGGAGGCGCCGGTGGTGGTCCGGTTGCCCGAAGTGCCGGGCAGGGAATGGCCGGGGCGGATTTCGTTTATGAATCCGGAAGTGGACCCGGACGCCCGGATCAACGGGGTACGGATCGTGCTGAGGAATGGGGACGGCGTGTTAAAACCAGGGATGGCGGCAGAAGTAAGGGTAACGAACGGTGAACGGCATTCGCTGACGCTGCCGGAAACGGCGGTGATCCGCGGCGCGACGGGAAACCTGGTATGGGTGGCCGCAGGGCATAACCTGTTCCGGCCGGTGATGGTGGATACGGGCGTGGAAGAAGGGGACCGGG
- a CDS encoding helix-turn-helix domain-containing protein: MHHEEFDPPEALRNTIKCFWYNRKDFGEQPSNFEVVPDSYAEIIFYFGGPCSMSSDREPLPSPFMMGLLHQPVVFYTQNHIEIIGIRCFPWTVLDLLGLPAGKDGVRIFEHPIAQLQPALNNWIQAGKIDEALARVKQFFLQAQSQVTMESMLFKAGAAMREANGTLPVSGVAEAAHATVRTLERKFKESSGHTVKDVSGLMRFEQVRNRLWHYPDSNLAGLAHELGYTDQSHLGREFKRYSGTTPAAFARKKKP, encoded by the coding sequence ATGCACCACGAAGAATTTGACCCTCCCGAAGCGCTCCGCAACACCATAAAGTGCTTCTGGTACAACAGAAAAGACTTCGGAGAACAACCATCGAATTTTGAGGTAGTGCCGGACAGCTATGCCGAAATTATCTTTTATTTCGGCGGTCCCTGTAGTATGTCTTCTGACCGAGAACCATTGCCATCTCCATTTATGATGGGGCTGCTCCATCAGCCCGTTGTTTTTTACACCCAAAACCATATAGAGATCATTGGCATCAGGTGCTTTCCGTGGACGGTGCTCGATTTACTCGGATTACCGGCTGGCAAAGACGGGGTGCGCATATTTGAGCATCCTATTGCCCAGCTTCAACCCGCGCTGAACAACTGGATTCAGGCCGGCAAGATAGACGAAGCGCTGGCCCGGGTAAAACAGTTTTTCCTGCAGGCACAGTCGCAGGTGACCATGGAAAGTATGTTATTCAAAGCGGGCGCCGCTATGCGGGAAGCAAACGGTACCCTTCCGGTCAGCGGAGTCGCGGAGGCCGCTCATGCGACGGTTCGTACCTTGGAAAGGAAATTCAAGGAATCCTCCGGCCATACGGTGAAAGACGTGTCCGGCCTGATGCGCTTTGAGCAGGTGCGGAATCGATTATGGCATTATCCGGATTCCAACCTTGCCGGCCTGGCCCATGAGCTGGGCTATACGGATCAATCCCACCTCGGCAGGGAATTCAAACGCTACAGCGGCACGACGCCGGCGGCCTTCGCGCGGAAAAAGAAACCATGA
- a CDS encoding efflux RND transporter permease subunit, with protein sequence MVQKLIGWSLQNRVMVLLAAAGLLGWGIYSVRQNPIDAIPDLSENQVIVFTEWQGRSPQIMEDQVTYPLVSNLQGIPKVKNVRGASMFGMSFVYIIFDDDVDVYWARSRVLERLSYAQRLLPPDVVPTLGPDGTGVGHVLWYTLQAKGMDLGDQRALQDWYVKLALQTVPGVAEVASFGGFEKQYQLVVDPIKLQYYGLSMGDVARAVRAGNNDVGGRKMDLGDAAYIIRGLGYVKDQTDLENIAVGNNKGIPIRVKDIAAVQMGGDLRLGIFDENGRGEVVGGIVVMRYGENADKVVEAVKQKMADVQRGLPAGVTFKVAYDRSELIKGAIGNVKGKLVEEMMIVSLVVLLFLLDWRSALSIIIQIPVTIATSFILLNAFGLSSNIMSLTGIALAIGVIVDNGIIMSENAYRHLAEGQAALGPGDRLAGATRMELIRKACVQVSRGVFFSTVIIIVSFLPVFLLTGQEGKLFHPLAYTKTFILAVDALLVVTLAPVLISLFMRGRFRGEGANPVNRLLERGYEWVIRGCLRLRWATLGINVLALAVCVPLVLSLGREFMPPLDEGTILFMPVTQPDVSNAEMKRLLVVQDRIIASQPEVANVLGKAGRANTATDNSPINMVETIVLLKPKSEWRPGVTKDSIIRELNAKLQIPGVTNGWTQPIINRINMLSTGIRTDVGVKVYGQNLDTIDALSQRIRAALNGIPGVKDLYVDPITGGKYIDIAVKREEIGRYGLTVDDVNAVVESALGGMKLTTTIEGRERFSVNARYGQDFRDNLTALRRLSVATNGFGPVPLEAVADIKITEGPPMINSENAALRGTVLFNVRDRDLAGTVKEAQERLDNALTGLPKGYYIEWSGQYENLIRSERTLTWILPVVLLVIFGAMYFAFHSAREAFLSLVSIPFALIGGAVMIYVWHVNLSVAVAVGFIALFGLAVETGIVMVIYLNDAMTQLVAAKGNSRETITRADLREAVIAGAARRLRPKLMTVSVALFALLPILWSNGVGSDVMKPIVLPMVGGVLTSATHILLVTPLIFLMTKEYELRKFGHIL encoded by the coding sequence ATGGTGCAAAAATTAATCGGGTGGTCGCTGCAAAACCGGGTAATGGTATTGCTGGCTGCCGCGGGGCTGCTGGGCTGGGGTATTTACTCGGTCCGGCAGAACCCCATCGATGCGATCCCGGACTTGTCGGAGAACCAGGTGATTGTATTTACGGAGTGGCAGGGGCGGAGCCCGCAGATCATGGAGGACCAGGTGACGTATCCGTTGGTGAGCAACCTCCAGGGGATCCCCAAGGTGAAGAACGTGCGGGGGGCTTCGATGTTCGGGATGAGTTTCGTATACATCATTTTCGATGACGACGTGGATGTATACTGGGCCAGGAGCCGGGTGCTGGAGCGGTTGAGCTATGCGCAGCGGCTGCTGCCTCCGGATGTGGTGCCGACGCTGGGGCCTGACGGGACGGGCGTGGGGCATGTGCTGTGGTATACGCTGCAGGCGAAAGGGATGGACCTGGGGGATCAGCGGGCGTTGCAGGACTGGTACGTAAAACTGGCCTTGCAAACGGTGCCGGGGGTGGCCGAGGTGGCTTCCTTTGGAGGGTTTGAAAAACAGTATCAGCTGGTGGTGGACCCTATAAAACTGCAATATTACGGGTTGTCGATGGGGGATGTGGCGCGGGCGGTCCGCGCGGGAAATAACGACGTGGGGGGACGGAAGATGGACCTGGGGGATGCGGCGTATATCATCCGTGGACTGGGCTACGTAAAGGATCAAACAGATTTGGAAAATATCGCCGTGGGCAACAACAAAGGCATCCCCATACGGGTAAAGGATATTGCCGCGGTACAAATGGGGGGCGATTTACGGTTGGGGATATTCGACGAGAATGGCCGCGGAGAGGTCGTGGGGGGTATCGTGGTGATGCGTTACGGGGAGAACGCGGATAAGGTGGTGGAAGCAGTGAAGCAAAAAATGGCGGATGTGCAGCGGGGGCTGCCGGCGGGGGTGACCTTTAAGGTGGCGTATGACCGGTCTGAACTGATCAAGGGCGCGATCGGGAATGTGAAGGGGAAGCTGGTGGAGGAGATGATGATCGTGTCGCTGGTCGTGCTGCTCTTCCTGCTGGACTGGCGGAGCGCATTGAGTATTATTATCCAGATACCGGTCACGATTGCGACAAGCTTTATCCTGCTGAATGCTTTCGGGTTGTCCTCGAACATCATGTCGCTGACGGGGATCGCACTGGCCATAGGGGTGATCGTGGACAACGGGATCATTATGTCTGAAAATGCATACCGGCACCTGGCGGAGGGGCAGGCGGCACTGGGTCCGGGGGACCGGCTGGCCGGAGCGACACGGATGGAGCTGATCCGGAAGGCCTGTGTCCAGGTATCGAGAGGGGTGTTTTTCTCGACGGTGATTATTATCGTCTCCTTTCTGCCGGTGTTTCTGCTGACGGGGCAGGAGGGGAAGCTGTTTCACCCGCTGGCGTACACAAAGACGTTTATCCTGGCCGTGGATGCGTTGCTGGTCGTGACGCTGGCGCCGGTGCTGATCTCGCTGTTTATGCGGGGGCGGTTTCGCGGAGAGGGCGCCAACCCGGTGAACCGCCTGCTGGAGCGGGGTTACGAATGGGTGATCCGGGGTTGTCTGCGCCTGCGCTGGGCGACGCTGGGGATCAACGTGCTGGCGCTGGCGGTTTGTGTACCGCTGGTATTGAGCCTGGGGCGGGAGTTTATGCCGCCGCTGGATGAAGGGACGATCCTGTTTATGCCGGTGACGCAGCCGGATGTGTCGAATGCGGAGATGAAGAGGCTGCTAGTGGTACAGGACCGGATTATTGCCTCGCAGCCGGAAGTGGCCAATGTTTTGGGCAAGGCGGGGCGGGCCAATACGGCGACGGATAATTCGCCGATCAATATGGTGGAGACGATTGTGTTGTTGAAACCGAAGTCGGAATGGCGGCCGGGTGTAACCAAGGATAGCATTATCCGGGAATTGAACGCGAAGCTGCAGATCCCGGGGGTGACGAATGGGTGGACACAGCCGATCATCAACCGGATCAATATGTTGTCTACCGGGATACGGACGGATGTGGGGGTGAAGGTGTACGGGCAAAACCTGGACACGATCGATGCGTTGTCGCAGCGGATACGGGCTGCGTTGAATGGCATACCCGGGGTAAAGGATTTGTATGTGGATCCGATCACCGGGGGCAAGTATATCGACATTGCGGTAAAGCGGGAGGAGATCGGCCGCTACGGGCTGACCGTGGATGACGTGAACGCCGTGGTGGAAAGCGCGCTGGGAGGAATGAAATTGACGACGACGATAGAGGGCAGGGAGCGGTTTTCGGTGAACGCGCGGTACGGGCAGGATTTCAGGGATAACCTGACGGCGCTCAGGCGGCTATCGGTGGCGACAAACGGTTTTGGGCCGGTGCCGCTGGAGGCCGTTGCGGATATAAAGATCACCGAAGGGCCGCCGATGATCAATTCGGAGAACGCGGCGCTACGGGGGACGGTGTTGTTCAATGTGCGGGACAGGGACCTGGCGGGAACGGTGAAGGAGGCGCAGGAACGGCTGGACAACGCACTGACGGGTCTGCCGAAGGGTTATTATATCGAGTGGAGCGGGCAGTATGAGAACCTGATACGGAGTGAGCGGACGTTGACGTGGATCCTGCCGGTGGTCTTGCTGGTCATCTTCGGGGCCATGTACTTCGCTTTTCACTCGGCAAGGGAGGCGTTTCTGTCGCTGGTATCGATCCCGTTTGCGCTGATCGGGGGAGCGGTAATGATTTATGTATGGCACGTGAACCTTTCGGTAGCGGTGGCGGTGGGCTTTATCGCGCTGTTTGGACTGGCGGTGGAGACGGGGATCGTGATGGTGATTTACCTGAATGACGCGATGACCCAGCTGGTGGCGGCAAAGGGTAATTCACGGGAGACGATCACGCGGGCGGACTTGCGGGAGGCGGTGATCGCCGGAGCGGCCCGGCGGCTGCGGCCAAAGCTCATGACGGTATCGGTGGCGTTGTTTGCCCTGCTGCCGATCCTGTGGAGCAACGGGGTAGGGAGCGATGTCATGAAACCGATCGTACTGCCGATGGTGGGCGGGGTGCTGACATCGGCTACGCATATCCTGCTGGTGACACCGCTGATCTTTCTCATGACAAAAGAATACGAATTACGAAAATTTGGACACATACTATGA
- a CDS encoding HYC_CC_PP family protein produces the protein MKKVVASILAVLYLSTSMGATVHLHYCMGHLVAWGLMDRESKDCMTCGMAMKTEMPGCTVGMKHCCHDKHVHLQSDQAQKPAQTWVEWSLAPALVPLSFSGLSLPVVIDPAIARPVANGPPLAQGVSIFLRNCNFRI, from the coding sequence ATGAAGAAGGTTGTCGCATCCATATTAGCTGTTCTTTACCTGTCGACCTCGATGGGGGCTACGGTGCACCTGCATTATTGCATGGGGCACCTTGTGGCTTGGGGGTTGATGGACCGGGAGAGCAAGGATTGCATGACCTGCGGCATGGCGATGAAGACCGAGATGCCGGGTTGCACGGTGGGGATGAAGCACTGCTGTCATGACAAACACGTGCACCTGCAAAGCGACCAGGCGCAAAAGCCCGCCCAGACCTGGGTGGAGTGGTCTCTTGCACCGGCGCTGGTTCCACTGTCTTTTTCCGGGTTGAGTTTGCCGGTGGTGATCGATCCTGCGATTGCCCGGCCGGTGGCCAATGGGCCGCCGTTAGCGCAAGGGGTTTCCATTTTCCTGCGCAATTGTAATTTCCGTATTTGA
- a CDS encoding heavy metal-binding domain-containing protein, whose protein sequence is MITMALLLAVGGVFAQTVHADRKGSKSAAVVYTCPMHPEVVSDKPGKCPKCGMTLVVKKPKSAKKDTTSMKGMKM, encoded by the coding sequence ATGATAACGATGGCCCTGTTGTTGGCTGTCGGTGGGGTTTTTGCACAAACCGTACATGCGGACCGGAAAGGCTCGAAGAGCGCAGCGGTCGTTTATACTTGTCCGATGCACCCGGAGGTCGTGAGTGATAAGCCAGGCAAGTGTCCGAAGTGTGGAATGACGCTGGTGGTGAAGAAGCCGAAGAGTGCGAAAAAGGATACGACCTCGATGAAAGGAATGAAAATGTAA
- a CDS encoding TolC family protein, with amino-acid sequence MKSLLICIGLLSAGVARGQEAMGLDSIVAEIGRSHPSLRSSDALARSLDEGAKGARSWDAPQVSTGWWMTPYDPSLWKQQGQYMVSAEQMFPNRRTQEAEEAYLQGMSAVERAKKGTTANELYAAAGRAYDQWVVAVHRMGVLDEDAKLLDFMIRDAELRYKNNLGKIGAYYKAKAALGRLEDRRIGLENTVEQARIVLNTLMNRDKGTVFEVDTAVTPLGPVVPVDSAGLLATRSDIRAVNESIRLNGLEAAAERSKLRPEFGLRYDHMFSFGGMPMEYTLMATVRLPMASWSSRGTKANVERLKWQTESLEEEREAMVNEATGAAYGLQRALDAKRRQVEVLKEQVLPALRKNFETLELAYEQNTEELLSVYDAWDTLDSTQLEYWDDVEQLLLMEVELKRVLELK; translated from the coding sequence ATGAAATCACTATTGATTTGTATAGGGCTGCTTTCGGCGGGGGTTGCCCGGGGTCAGGAAGCGATGGGGCTGGATAGTATTGTGGCGGAGATCGGGCGGAGCCATCCTTCGCTTCGGTCCTCGGATGCCTTGGCGCGATCGCTGGACGAGGGGGCGAAAGGCGCGCGGAGTTGGGACGCGCCGCAGGTGAGCACCGGGTGGTGGATGACGCCGTATGATCCTTCGCTGTGGAAGCAGCAGGGGCAGTATATGGTATCGGCGGAGCAAATGTTTCCGAACCGCCGGACACAGGAAGCGGAAGAAGCCTATTTGCAGGGGATGTCGGCGGTAGAGCGGGCAAAAAAGGGCACGACGGCGAACGAACTGTATGCGGCGGCCGGCCGGGCGTATGATCAGTGGGTTGTGGCGGTGCATCGCATGGGTGTATTGGACGAAGACGCGAAGCTGCTGGACTTTATGATCCGGGACGCGGAGCTGCGGTATAAGAATAACCTGGGGAAAATAGGCGCCTATTATAAGGCAAAGGCGGCGCTGGGACGGTTGGAGGACCGGCGGATTGGACTGGAGAATACCGTGGAACAGGCACGGATCGTGTTGAATACGCTCATGAACCGGGATAAGGGGACGGTGTTCGAGGTGGATACGGCGGTGACGCCTTTGGGGCCGGTGGTTCCTGTCGATAGCGCGGGGCTGTTGGCGACGCGCAGCGATATACGGGCGGTGAATGAAAGTATCCGGCTGAACGGGTTGGAGGCGGCCGCGGAAAGGTCGAAGCTGCGTCCGGAGTTCGGGTTGCGGTATGATCATATGTTCAGTTTTGGAGGGATGCCCATGGAATACACGTTGATGGCAACGGTACGGCTCCCGATGGCTTCCTGGTCGTCGAGGGGAACGAAGGCGAACGTGGAGCGCCTGAAATGGCAGACGGAGTCTTTGGAGGAGGAGCGGGAGGCCATGGTGAACGAGGCGACGGGAGCGGCGTATGGCTTGCAGCGGGCGCTGGACGCAAAGCGGCGGCAGGTGGAGGTGTTGAAGGAGCAGGTGCTGCCGGCGTTGCGGAAGAACTTCGAGACCCTGGAGCTGGCGTACGAGCAGAATACGGAGGAGCTGTTGAGCGTGTACGATGCCTGGGATACACTGGATAGCACTCAGTTGGAGTATTGGGATGACGTGGAGCAGTTGTTGCTGATGGAGGTGGAATTAAAACGGGTATTGGAGCTAAAATAA
- a CDS encoding HAMP domain-containing sensor histidine kinase — translation MKSNLLFWKITGVFTSLLVILGVTYIVVASWMAKRNFNAINEQLYGDIAPHLASSTHPLKDGKPDTAVTHDIIHSIMVINPSVEVYLLDTTGRIIDFVVPDRSVRIPRVDLHPIQQYISEQGRKYLTGDNPKNPQQKSIFSAAPIFDGPLLKGYVYAILASEKQSQIAAALNHNFFYSLGTVLFFCTLVGAFLVGVVIFYLITGSIRRMSAIVNRFKDGDHTARIEGDLGILATTFNEMADTIVDNMQQLSSMDKLRQELIANVSHDLRSPLAITQGYVETLMIKGNDITGIEKDRYLAIILNSLKKLSHLVGQLFEYSKLEANQIRPNKEPFLMTDLVSDMVQHYDIIARGKDVTLRLEAPRDLPPVLADIALVERAIQNLLDNALKFTPPKGKITITLLAKTKGVEIAIADTGTGIPLKDQPYIFERYKQFPAHELQNKEGMGLGLAIVKKIIELHHSVINIRSLPGSGTVFWFQLPTTA, via the coding sequence ATGAAGAGCAACCTCCTTTTCTGGAAAATAACGGGTGTCTTTACCTCCCTGCTGGTCATCCTGGGCGTCACCTACATCGTCGTCGCTTCCTGGATGGCGAAACGGAATTTCAATGCCATCAACGAACAACTATACGGCGATATCGCCCCCCACCTGGCCAGTTCCACCCATCCGCTGAAAGACGGCAAACCCGACACCGCCGTCACCCACGACATCATCCACTCCATTATGGTCATCAACCCCAGCGTGGAAGTCTACCTGCTGGATACCACGGGCAGGATCATAGATTTTGTCGTCCCGGACCGGTCCGTCAGGATCCCCCGGGTCGACCTCCACCCCATCCAACAATATATCAGCGAACAAGGCAGGAAGTACCTCACCGGCGACAACCCCAAAAACCCTCAGCAAAAAAGCATTTTCTCCGCCGCACCCATCTTCGACGGCCCCCTCCTGAAAGGCTATGTCTATGCCATCCTCGCCAGCGAGAAACAGTCTCAGATCGCTGCCGCCCTGAACCACAATTTCTTCTACAGCCTGGGCACCGTCCTTTTTTTCTGCACCCTTGTCGGGGCCTTCCTGGTCGGTGTCGTTATCTTCTACCTGATCACCGGCAGCATCCGCCGCATGTCCGCCATCGTCAACCGTTTTAAGGACGGTGACCATACGGCACGAATCGAAGGCGACCTTGGCATCCTCGCCACCACCTTTAATGAAATGGCCGATACCATCGTGGACAACATGCAACAACTGTCTTCCATGGACAAACTCCGGCAGGAGCTCATCGCCAACGTCTCCCATGACCTCCGCAGCCCCCTGGCCATCACGCAGGGCTACGTAGAAACCCTTATGATTAAGGGCAACGACATCACCGGGATCGAAAAAGACCGTTACCTGGCCATCATCCTGAACAGCCTGAAAAAACTCTCGCATCTTGTCGGACAGCTCTTTGAATATTCCAAACTGGAAGCCAACCAAATCCGTCCCAATAAAGAACCCTTCCTCATGACCGACCTGGTATCCGACATGGTCCAGCACTACGATATAATCGCCAGGGGCAAAGACGTGACACTCCGCCTTGAAGCCCCCCGGGACCTCCCCCCCGTACTGGCCGACATCGCGCTGGTGGAACGTGCCATCCAGAATCTGCTGGACAATGCGTTGAAATTCACACCGCCCAAGGGCAAGATCACCATCACCCTCCTGGCCAAAACCAAAGGAGTGGAAATAGCGATAGCGGACACGGGAACCGGTATTCCCCTCAAAGACCAGCCCTACATATTTGAGCGATACAAACAATTCCCCGCCCATGAATTGCAAAACAAGGAGGGGATGGGCCTGGGTCTGGCCATTGTAAAGAAAATCATCGAACTTCACCATTCGGTGATCAATATCCGCAGCCTTCCGGGCTCCGGCACCGTGTTTTGGTTTCAATTACCGACAACAGCCTAA